A stretch of the Clostridium botulinum genome encodes the following:
- a CDS encoding DNA polymerase III subunit delta', with protein MSFENIIGHGLIKKEINNSIDSRKFSHAHLIVGEDGIGKSLIAREIALKILGKIEDRDYVDIIQWRVEKNKQSIGVDNIRDIIKEVNKKPYEEDKKVIIVYEAERMTIEAQNAFLKTIEEPPEGVLIILLSSNLELMLETIRSRCQIHKLKRLDFEDMERYIKREYPNLEDNEVRQIIVFSDGIPGRCKIFLEDESFKEIRDTIIKILFMLQKKEKYIIKEYEKFFYKYKNNWEEILSSFTAYIRDIILYKELGSAEIIINIDYIKEIKELSNIYSLKQLNKLINIINGIRDNLDKRVNSALAFDVMLLNMQEV; from the coding sequence ATGAGCTTTGAGAATATAATAGGACATGGTCTAATAAAAAAAGAAATAAACAATTCTATAGATTCGAGAAAATTTTCTCATGCTCATCTTATAGTAGGTGAAGATGGAATTGGGAAAAGTTTAATTGCTCGGGAAATTGCTTTGAAGATTTTAGGTAAAATAGAAGATAGAGATTATGTTGATATAATACAGTGGAGGGTTGAAAAGAATAAGCAATCCATTGGAGTAGATAATATAAGAGATATAATAAAAGAGGTAAATAAAAAGCCTTATGAGGAAGATAAAAAAGTAATAATAGTTTACGAAGCAGAAAGAATGACTATAGAAGCACAAAATGCTTTTTTAAAAACTATAGAAGAGCCACCAGAGGGTGTGTTAATAATATTACTTAGTTCAAATTTAGAACTTATGTTAGAAACTATAAGATCAAGATGCCAAATACATAAACTCAAAAGACTAGATTTTGAAGATATGGAGAGGTATATAAAAAGGGAATATCCGAATTTAGAGGATAATGAAGTACGTCAAATTATAGTATTTAGTGATGGAATACCAGGAAGATGTAAAATTTTTTTAGAAGATGAGAGCTTTAAAGAAATTAGAGATACTATTATAAAAATATTGTTTATGTTACAAAAAAAAGAAAAGTATATTATAAAAGAGTATGAGAAGTTTTTTTATAAATATAAAAACAATTGGGAAGAAATCTTAAGTTCTTTTACTGCTTATATAAGAGATATAATTCTTTATAAAGAATTAGGTAGTGCTGAAATTATTATAAATATTGATTATATAAAAGAGATAAAAGAGCTTTCAAATATATATTCATTAAAACAGTTAAATAAACTTATAAACATAATAAACGGTATAAGAGATAATTTAGATAAAAGAGTAAACTCGGCATTAGCTTTTGATGTAATGTTACTAAATATGCAGGAGGTTTAG
- a CDS encoding PSP1 domain-containing protein yields MITVVGIRFKKSGKIYYFSPNELDIKDGKSVIVETVRGIEFGHCVIGPKEIPEEAVVTPLKNVIRKATEEDIQKDRENKEKQKEALDICLKKIEKHNLPMKLIDVEYTFDNNKIIFYFTAEGRVDFRELVKDLASVFRTRIELRQIGVRDEAKMIGGLGPCGRALCCSSFLGDFVPVSIKMAKEQNLSLNPTKISGICGRLMCCLNYEQDTYEDIKKQLPKIDSVVDTPYGKGTVISNSVVNESVKIKIKDEDGEDTVREIKIKDLTLVSGEYEYNNNISEEDIKLEVDDIDDKTILKELLKED; encoded by the coding sequence ATGATAACAGTTGTAGGAATACGATTTAAAAAATCAGGAAAGATATACTATTTTAGTCCTAATGAATTAGATATAAAAGATGGTAAAAGTGTAATAGTAGAGACAGTAAGAGGTATAGAATTTGGACATTGTGTTATAGGGCCTAAAGAGATTCCGGAAGAAGCAGTAGTAACTCCTCTTAAAAACGTTATAAGAAAAGCTACTGAAGAAGATATACAAAAAGATAGAGAAAATAAAGAAAAGCAAAAAGAAGCTTTAGATATATGTTTAAAAAAGATAGAAAAACATAATCTTCCTATGAAGCTTATTGATGTTGAATACACTTTCGATAATAATAAGATTATATTTTATTTCACGGCTGAAGGAAGGGTAGATTTTAGAGAACTTGTAAAGGATCTAGCTTCTGTATTTAGAACTAGAATAGAATTAAGACAAATAGGGGTTAGGGATGAAGCTAAAATGATAGGGGGACTTGGTCCTTGTGGTAGAGCATTATGTTGTTCTTCATTTTTAGGAGATTTTGTCCCAGTATCTATAAAAATGGCTAAAGAACAAAATTTATCATTAAATCCTACTAAAATATCTGGTATATGTGGAAGACTCATGTGTTGTTTAAACTATGAACAAGATACTTATGAAGATATAAAGAAACAATTGCCAAAGATTGATTCAGTAGTTGATACACCATATGGCAAGGGAACTGTTATAAGTAATTCTGTAGTAAATGAAAGTGTAAAGATTAAAATTAAGGATGAAGATGGAGAAGACACTGTAAGAGAAATTAAAATTAAGGATTTAACATTGGTTTCTGGAGAATATGAGTATAATAATAATATT